The proteins below are encoded in one region of Rhododendron vialii isolate Sample 1 chromosome 7a, ASM3025357v1:
- the LOC131332218 gene encoding uncharacterized protein LOC131332218 encodes MKHHSDVVPKFDLNTPVPKSFIFTNFFLDTIQNKRQNKVKAMLGKVMTKSVGARFLLFSILIRFHWTLLVLDKDEGCWKFYNSLKPRSGKDEYCNATNLLRQVVAAYVNIDQREPCKRNITDKVEIQKNCPQQPTGRKVLFIIFYQKKLQLLLIRNVSSQS; translated from the exons ATGAAACACCATTCTGACGTTGTGCCGAAATTTGACTTGAATACTCCAGTACCGAAATCATTTATCTTCACCAACTTCTTCCTG GACACGATccaaaacaaaagacaaaacaaagtgAAGGCAATGCTTGGAAAAGTAATGACAAAATCAGTCGGGGCaagatttcttcttttttcaatacTCATTCGATTCCATTGGACATTGCTTGTTCTTGATAAAGACGAAGGATGTTGGAAGTTCTATAACTCTCTTAAACCTAGAAGTGGAAAAGATGAATATTGTAATGCAACAAATCTCTTG AGGCAAGTTGTTGCGGCATATGTCAACATTGACCAAAGAGAACCCTGCAAAAGAAATATTACTGACAAAGTGGAGATTCAGAAAAATTGCCCCCAACAACCGACGGGAAGGAAAGtattgtttataattttttatcaaaagaaaCTCCAACTACTATTAATTCGCAATGTTAGTTCTCAATCTTAA